One Pontibacillus yanchengensis DNA window includes the following coding sequences:
- a CDS encoding family 65 glycosyl hydrolase domain-containing protein has protein sequence MERIIEVDEWKVVEQELHPEKNRLAESLMSIGNGHMGMRGNFEETYSGDTHEGTYIGGVYYPDKTRVGWWKNGYPEYFAKVLNAPNFTGIRIFVEGSELDLNTWNVTNFRRELNMKHGYLYRTFTAENEEGHKIEANITRFFSIVSHSLVAIRYEIKPVNFDGTLTFQPYINGDVRNEDANYDEDFWEPVHHEVVDNVGVLSMRTRKTAFDVTAAMRTSVYGQEIQVTNTTDEEEYIDNTIEVAATEGEPVTFYKYVAVTTNRDYEQEELAEKAIALVGDAFEAGFDELFDAQQDAWEERWKKADVTVGGDAEAQQGIRYNIFQLYNTYDGDDPRLNIGPKGFTGEKYGGSTYWDTEAYCLPFYLSTADPTIARNLLIYRYNHLDEAKENAQKLGLNGALYPMVTMNGQESHNEWEITFEEIHRNGAIAHAIWNYVNYTGDATYLPQYGFEVLAEISRFWSSRVHFNARKGKYVMLGVTGPNEYENNVNNNWYTNRMAAWTLEYTLGVARFLQRRYPGRYEELVHALGIRTEELDHWKHIINNMYYPYDEETGVFLQQDGFMDKELMAMSELDSKHLPINQNWSWDKILRSCFIKQADVLQGLYFLNHKYSLEEKKRNFYFYEPMTVHESSLSPCVHSILAAEIGETEKAYEMYVRTARLDLDNYNNDTEDGLHITSMAGSWLSIVHGFAGMRVMNGSLNFTPMIPEDWDSYSFKINFRGRLLKVTVTHERTSIELEEGNDLTVILNGDMLKVPRALIAVPSM, from the coding sequence GTGGAACGTATTATAGAAGTTGATGAATGGAAAGTAGTAGAACAAGAGCTTCATCCTGAGAAAAATCGGTTAGCAGAAAGCTTAATGAGTATTGGAAACGGTCATATGGGGATGCGCGGTAATTTTGAAGAAACCTATAGTGGAGATACTCATGAAGGGACGTATATTGGAGGGGTTTATTACCCTGATAAAACGCGGGTAGGCTGGTGGAAGAATGGGTACCCAGAATACTTCGCAAAAGTATTAAATGCACCCAACTTCACAGGAATTCGTATTTTTGTGGAAGGGTCAGAATTAGATTTAAACACATGGAATGTTACCAATTTTCGTAGGGAACTTAACATGAAGCACGGTTATTTATATCGTACGTTTACGGCTGAAAATGAAGAAGGCCATAAAATTGAGGCGAATATAACTCGTTTCTTTTCGATTGTAAGTCATTCTCTTGTGGCGATTCGTTACGAAATCAAACCTGTTAATTTTGATGGAACATTAACCTTCCAACCTTATATCAATGGTGATGTTCGAAACGAAGATGCAAATTACGATGAGGATTTCTGGGAACCTGTCCACCATGAAGTGGTTGACAACGTTGGTGTCTTATCCATGCGCACCCGTAAAACAGCTTTTGACGTGACGGCTGCTATGCGAACATCTGTGTATGGTCAAGAGATTCAAGTTACGAACACAACTGACGAAGAAGAATACATCGATAACACGATTGAGGTAGCCGCAACGGAAGGTGAGCCTGTTACATTTTATAAATATGTCGCTGTGACGACCAATCGCGATTATGAGCAAGAAGAGCTGGCAGAAAAGGCCATCGCATTAGTGGGTGATGCTTTTGAAGCTGGGTTTGATGAGCTGTTTGACGCTCAACAGGATGCTTGGGAAGAACGTTGGAAAAAAGCTGATGTAACAGTAGGCGGCGACGCTGAAGCTCAGCAAGGCATTCGCTATAATATTTTCCAACTATATAACACGTACGACGGAGATGATCCACGCCTGAATATTGGTCCTAAAGGGTTTACAGGTGAAAAATATGGAGGAAGTACTTATTGGGATACGGAAGCCTATTGCTTACCATTCTACTTGAGTACCGCAGATCCAACCATTGCCCGTAATCTTTTAATCTACCGTTACAACCATTTAGATGAAGCAAAAGAAAATGCGCAAAAGTTAGGATTAAATGGTGCCTTGTATCCAATGGTAACGATGAATGGCCAAGAGTCTCACAACGAATGGGAAATTACATTCGAGGAAATTCACCGTAATGGAGCCATTGCGCATGCAATATGGAATTATGTGAATTACACGGGTGATGCAACTTATTTACCTCAGTACGGGTTTGAAGTGCTAGCTGAGATTAGTCGTTTCTGGTCCAGTCGTGTTCATTTTAATGCTAGAAAAGGAAAGTACGTTATGCTTGGCGTAACGGGTCCAAATGAATACGAAAACAATGTGAATAACAACTGGTACACGAACCGTATGGCTGCTTGGACACTAGAGTACACATTAGGGGTAGCTAGATTCTTACAACGTCGTTATCCTGGGCGCTATGAGGAACTCGTACATGCATTAGGTATACGCACAGAAGAGCTTGATCACTGGAAACACATCATTAATAACATGTATTATCCTTACGATGAAGAAACAGGTGTTTTCTTGCAGCAGGACGGATTCATGGATAAAGAATTGATGGCTATGTCAGAGCTTGATTCTAAGCATCTACCAATCAATCAAAACTGGTCGTGGGACAAAATTCTACGTTCATGCTTTATCAAACAAGCTGATGTACTCCAAGGGTTGTATTTCTTAAACCATAAATATTCTCTTGAAGAGAAAAAACGTAATTTCTATTTCTACGAACCAATGACTGTGCATGAATCGTCCCTATCTCCATGCGTACATTCCATCTTAGCTGCAGAAATCGGTGAGACGGAAAAAGCATATGAAATGTATGTACGTACAGCTCGCCTGGATTTAGATAACTATAACAATGACACAGAGGATGGCTTGCATATTACAAGTATGGCAGGATCTTGGTTATCGATTGTTCACGGTTTCGCTGGTATGAGAGTGATGAATGGTAGCCTTAACTTTACACCAATGATTCCAGAAGATTGGGATTCCTATTCCTTTAAAATCAACTTTAGAGGACGCTT
- a CDS encoding LacI family DNA-binding transcriptional regulator, with amino-acid sequence MAITIKDVAKAAKVAPSTVSRVIADHPRISEDTKKRVRKAMKELGYHPNVNARSLANRSTQALGIVMKSSADKALQNPFFPEVLRGISSVAHQLDYSLYISTGETDEEVYEGVQRMVHGNRVDGIILLYSRVDDPVANYLLEKDFPFVLIGKPHGNMDKVTHVDNDNVSASRDITNLLIDEGHERIAFIGGDTDLVVTLDRMQGYELALQESELPIKEDYYIHAEFLKSGGREAVHQLFQLNEPPTGLVIADDLMSIGVITMLEEFGIRVPEDVSIVSFNNVYLSEITRPPLTTIDIQIYELGNQAAKCVIDKVCNKEEPAKRIIVPYHVMDRSSTKDIKGASKK; translated from the coding sequence ATGGCAATTACAATCAAGGATGTGGCAAAAGCAGCTAAAGTGGCTCCTTCTACAGTGTCGCGGGTTATCGCAGATCATCCTAGAATTAGTGAAGATACGAAAAAACGTGTGCGAAAAGCAATGAAGGAATTAGGCTACCATCCAAATGTGAATGCTCGAAGTTTAGCGAACCGTTCAACTCAAGCATTAGGTATCGTCATGAAGTCTTCTGCTGATAAAGCTTTACAGAATCCGTTTTTCCCTGAGGTATTAAGGGGTATTAGTTCAGTAGCACATCAATTAGATTATTCTCTTTACATTTCTACTGGTGAAACAGATGAGGAAGTGTATGAAGGTGTCCAGCGAATGGTACATGGTAATCGTGTTGATGGTATTATTTTGCTTTACTCTCGTGTCGATGATCCAGTAGCCAATTACTTACTCGAAAAGGATTTCCCATTTGTGTTAATCGGAAAACCACATGGAAACATGGATAAGGTCACCCATGTGGACAATGACAATGTGAGTGCATCAAGAGACATTACCAATTTGTTAATTGATGAAGGTCATGAACGCATTGCATTCATCGGTGGTGATACGGATCTAGTGGTTACGCTAGACAGGATGCAAGGATATGAATTGGCTCTCCAGGAATCAGAACTTCCGATAAAAGAAGACTATTATATTCACGCGGAATTTCTGAAATCAGGAGGACGAGAGGCGGTCCATCAATTATTCCAACTTAATGAACCCCCGACTGGATTGGTTATAGCCGATGATTTAATGAGTATCGGGGTTATTACAATGCTTGAGGAGTTTGGCATACGGGTTCCAGAAGATGTGTCGATTGTTAGCTTTAATAACGTTTATTTATCAGAGATTACGAGACCTCCATTGACGACGATTGATATTCAAATTTATGAACTAGGCAACCAAGCTGCAAAGTGTGTAATAGATAAAGTATGTAATAAGGAAGAGCCTGCTAAACGTATTATTGTTCCTTACCATGTCATGGACCGTAGTTCGACAAAGGATATAAAAGGAGCTTCTAAGAAATAG
- a CDS encoding glycoside hydrolase family 31 protein → MLEDTSFAIHPGKKANIAETPYHDIGNVKNVTETRRGYQVECEHGYVTVQLYRDDIIRITMNSVEIPSCDSTPAVYAQKQEVNSSINEEEEHITITSSALKAVVHKSPFRLSILDADGQEVVSEQDRGMGYHETGEVICYKQMNQQDRFYGFGEKSGFLDKHGERYTMWNTDVYAPHNQETDPLYQSIPYFMTLRNGRAHGIFFDNSYKSTFDMKSEPDYYSFKAEGGELDYYVFVGPTPKKVLEQYTHITGRMTIPPKWAIGYHQSRYSYESEKEVREIAKTFLDKDIPLDVIYLDIHYMDEYRVFTFNKDQFPNPKQMISDLKDIGIRVVPIVDPGVKKDPEYKTYQEGIREDHFCKYIEGDLYTGEVWPGESAFPDFTDEPTRKWWANKHKYYADLGIEGIWNDMNEPAVFNETKTMDTTVMHKNDGKPATHRALHNLYGLQMGKATFEGMKQHLNGKRSFLLTRAGFAGVQRYASVWTGDNRSFWEHLQMSLPMCMNLGISGVPFTGPDVGGFAHDTNGELLTRWTQVGAFTPYFRNHSAIGTLYQEPWQFGEEYEAIIKKYIQLRYQWLPQHYMLFQNAHETGLPVMRPLFLEYPEDKKTYNLNDQFMIGDNVVIAPIMQPDVTDRAVYLPKGNWIDYFTGEQYEGSSSHLIHAELDTLPIFVKQGTFITHSPSRQSTMVEQEELYVHVYAGQEGTYESYVYEDDGETYQYEQSNSLKLPIQVECHPTRVDVSIGEKEGTFKPAYASLSFRFHGLKNQQEVYMNGERKELQHSEVELELF, encoded by the coding sequence ATGCTTGAAGATACAAGCTTTGCGATCCATCCAGGAAAAAAAGCAAACATAGCAGAAACACCTTACCATGATATAGGAAATGTAAAAAACGTAACCGAAACCAGAAGAGGATATCAGGTGGAATGTGAGCATGGATATGTAACGGTTCAGCTTTACCGGGACGATATCATTCGAATTACGATGAATTCAGTTGAAATACCTAGTTGTGATTCCACCCCTGCTGTTTATGCTCAAAAACAAGAGGTGAACAGTTCAATAAACGAAGAGGAAGAACACATTACGATTACGTCCTCTGCCTTAAAAGCGGTAGTCCACAAATCTCCGTTCAGACTCTCCATCCTAGATGCTGATGGACAAGAAGTTGTCTCTGAGCAAGATAGAGGAATGGGCTACCATGAAACAGGGGAGGTTATTTGCTACAAGCAAATGAATCAACAAGATCGATTCTATGGATTTGGTGAAAAATCAGGCTTCTTAGATAAGCACGGGGAACGTTATACCATGTGGAATACAGATGTGTATGCACCGCATAATCAAGAAACGGATCCTTTGTATCAATCCATTCCTTATTTCATGACTCTGCGTAATGGTAGAGCACATGGTATCTTCTTTGATAACAGCTACAAATCTACCTTTGATATGAAATCAGAGCCAGACTATTATTCGTTTAAAGCCGAAGGTGGGGAACTAGATTATTACGTATTTGTAGGTCCAACACCAAAGAAGGTTTTGGAGCAATATACACACATCACGGGACGGATGACCATTCCACCAAAATGGGCGATTGGCTATCATCAATCTCGTTATAGCTATGAAAGTGAAAAAGAAGTTCGTGAAATTGCTAAGACATTTTTAGATAAAGACATCCCCCTTGATGTAATCTATTTAGATATACACTACATGGATGAGTACCGTGTCTTTACCTTTAATAAGGATCAATTTCCAAATCCAAAACAAATGATAAGTGACTTGAAGGACATTGGGATTCGAGTCGTCCCAATTGTTGATCCTGGCGTAAAGAAAGATCCTGAATACAAAACGTATCAAGAAGGAATTCGTGAAGATCATTTTTGTAAATATATCGAAGGCGACCTTTATACAGGAGAGGTTTGGCCAGGGGAAAGTGCTTTTCCAGATTTTACGGATGAGCCAACAAGAAAATGGTGGGCGAATAAACACAAGTACTATGCTGACCTTGGTATTGAAGGTATTTGGAACGATATGAACGAACCAGCTGTTTTTAATGAAACGAAAACAATGGATACAACCGTTATGCACAAAAATGATGGCAAACCAGCAACTCATAGGGCGTTACATAACCTATATGGTTTGCAAATGGGGAAAGCTACATTTGAAGGAATGAAGCAACATTTAAATGGAAAGCGCTCGTTCCTCCTTACCAGAGCAGGCTTTGCTGGAGTGCAACGATATGCATCTGTATGGACAGGAGATAATCGAAGCTTTTGGGAACACCTACAAATGTCCTTGCCAATGTGTATGAATTTAGGCATTTCAGGCGTTCCGTTCACAGGGCCTGATGTTGGTGGTTTTGCCCATGATACCAATGGCGAATTGTTAACAAGATGGACCCAGGTTGGAGCATTCACCCCATACTTTCGTAATCACTCTGCGATTGGGACGTTGTATCAAGAGCCTTGGCAGTTTGGTGAAGAGTATGAGGCTATTATCAAAAAATATATTCAACTTCGTTACCAGTGGCTACCGCAGCATTATATGTTGTTCCAAAACGCTCACGAAACCGGTTTACCTGTTATGAGACCGTTATTCTTGGAATACCCAGAAGATAAGAAAACCTATAATCTAAATGATCAATTTATGATTGGAGATAACGTGGTTATTGCTCCAATCATGCAACCGGATGTAACTGATCGGGCCGTATATCTACCTAAAGGGAATTGGATTGATTACTTTACTGGAGAGCAATACGAAGGTTCCTCATCCCACCTCATTCATGCTGAGTTGGATACATTGCCGATATTTGTTAAACAAGGAACATTTATAACTCATAGTCCAAGTCGCCAATCCACTATGGTAGAGCAAGAGGAATTATACGTCCATGTGTACGCAGGGCAAGAAGGCACTTATGAAAGCTATGTTTACGAAGATGATGGAGAAACATATCAATATGAACAAAGCAATTCCCTTAAGCTTCCTATCCAAGTAGAGTGTCACCCTACGAGAGTAGATGTATCTATTGGTGAAAAAGAAGGGACCTTTAAACCGGCTTACGCTTCCCTTTCATTTAGGTTTCATGGTCTAAAGAATCAACAAGAAGTGTATATGAATGGGGAGAGGAAAGAATTGCAACATTCAGAGGTGGAACTAGAGCTTTTTTAA
- a CDS encoding alpha-amylase family glycosyl hydrolase, which yields MKKSSVLFALLMIPFLLFYALPTIGAAEKEERNWEDELMYFIMVDRFYNGNLDNDYNVDPKDPKAYHGGDLQGVIDKLDYIKDLGFTSIWLTPIMDNQAKGYHGYWIEDFKSVEENFGTMEDAKKLVEEAHKRDMKVIFDFVVNHTGTEHPWVNEEDKQDWFHEQSPLIGDSQDQLENSWLYGLPDLKQENPEVKQYLFDVAEYWIKETGVDGFRLDTVKHVPKSFWEDFSDHVKSIDSDFYLLGEVYSEDPRYIAEYEKTGIDSFVDYPFFETARQVFQGPGNSVSALSTVWQRNMAFYENPHHLGTFLDNHDNKRFTRLAAENKQNPLTRWKLALTYMYTAPGMPIVYYGTEVPLDGGEDPDNRRDMNFKTGDTELKKHMEQLAAIRKRFPALTHGDFEQVVDEGAFGVFKRTYEDHSVFIAINNDVETKNATLTGVPEGSQLRGLIYDSIARDQGNGEYKIALDRETADIYVTEEDKGLNYLFIGVIFAVMGSFVAFVVVVSRKNKQNQTE from the coding sequence ATGAAAAAAAGCAGCGTACTCTTTGCGCTCCTAATGATTCCGTTTCTTCTTTTTTACGCCCTTCCAACTATAGGAGCAGCTGAAAAAGAAGAACGAAACTGGGAAGACGAGCTAATGTATTTTATTATGGTGGATCGTTTTTATAACGGTAACCTAGACAATGATTATAATGTCGATCCAAAAGACCCTAAGGCGTATCATGGTGGGGACTTGCAAGGTGTGATTGATAAGCTAGATTATATCAAAGATCTAGGATTTACATCGATATGGTTAACACCAATCATGGATAACCAAGCAAAAGGCTATCATGGGTATTGGATTGAAGATTTTAAGAGTGTAGAAGAAAACTTTGGAACCATGGAAGACGCGAAGAAATTAGTAGAAGAAGCACATAAACGAGATATGAAAGTGATTTTTGACTTTGTTGTGAATCATACTGGTACCGAACATCCATGGGTCAATGAGGAAGACAAACAGGATTGGTTTCATGAGCAATCACCACTCATAGGTGATAGTCAGGATCAACTAGAGAATAGTTGGTTATATGGTTTGCCTGACTTGAAACAAGAAAATCCAGAAGTGAAGCAATACTTATTTGATGTAGCGGAGTATTGGATTAAAGAAACAGGAGTAGATGGCTTTCGCTTAGATACCGTCAAGCATGTCCCGAAATCATTTTGGGAGGATTTTAGTGATCATGTCAAAAGCATTGATTCTGATTTCTACTTGTTAGGGGAAGTCTATAGTGAAGATCCTCGTTACATTGCTGAATATGAAAAAACAGGAATTGATTCGTTTGTGGATTACCCGTTTTTTGAAACAGCTAGACAAGTATTTCAAGGGCCAGGAAACTCGGTGAGTGCGTTGAGTACAGTGTGGCAACGAAACATGGCCTTTTATGAAAATCCGCACCATCTAGGAACCTTTTTAGATAATCATGATAATAAGCGATTTACTAGATTAGCTGCAGAAAATAAACAAAATCCACTAACAAGATGGAAGCTAGCATTAACGTATATGTACACTGCACCTGGAATGCCTATCGTATATTACGGGACAGAAGTTCCACTAGATGGTGGCGAAGATCCTGATAACAGAAGAGACATGAATTTTAAAACAGGCGATACAGAACTGAAGAAACATATGGAACAATTAGCAGCAATACGCAAACGATTCCCAGCTCTAACCCATGGGGACTTTGAGCAAGTAGTTGATGAAGGCGCGTTTGGCGTATTTAAACGAACATATGAAGATCACTCCGTATTTATAGCTATTAACAACGATGTCGAAACGAAGAATGCAACGTTAACAGGAGTACCAGAGGGATCTCAGTTACGCGGGCTAATCTATGACTCCATTGCCCGGGATCAAGGAAATGGCGAATATAAAATCGCTTTAGATCGAGAAACCGCAGATATTTACGTGACAGAAGAAGATAAAGGACTAAATTATCTGTTTATTGGAGTTATCTTTGCAGTAATGGGTTCCTTTGTTGCGTTTGTTGTTGTAGTAAGTCGAAAAAATAAACAAAATCAGACAGAATAA
- a CDS encoding sugar ABC transporter permease, with translation MDIKTNKIVRLTLSYAVIAFMFVIILYPILWVFGASITPGSSMGSFSLLPEKTTWGHYAHIFNMEESNYLLWYWNTLKVCLITMAASVLVVSLMAYAFSRYRFWGRKNGLVIFLILQMIPNFAALIAIFVLARVTGLVDTHLGLILIYVGGAIPMNTWLMKGYLDSIPRELDESARMDGAGHLRIFWQIIMPLAKPMVAVVSVFTFIIPFTDFILAKVLLRTPEQYTLAVGLYQLIARDFGSEYTTFAAGSILIAIPIAILFLSFQKYFVSGLTAGGTKG, from the coding sequence ATGGATATTAAAACAAACAAAATCGTCCGTCTAACGCTTAGTTATGCAGTTATTGCTTTCATGTTCGTCATTATTTTGTACCCAATCTTGTGGGTATTTGGGGCTTCTATAACGCCTGGTTCTTCTATGGGGAGTTTCTCCTTATTACCAGAGAAAACAACATGGGGTCACTACGCACACATTTTTAATATGGAGGAAAGTAATTATTTACTCTGGTATTGGAATACGTTAAAAGTCTGCCTTATTACAATGGCAGCATCCGTTTTAGTCGTAAGTTTAATGGCGTATGCATTCTCTAGATATCGTTTCTGGGGGCGTAAAAATGGCCTAGTAATCTTCTTAATTTTGCAAATGATTCCGAACTTCGCAGCACTAATTGCGATTTTCGTATTGGCACGTGTGACAGGACTTGTTGATACACACTTAGGATTAATTCTAATCTATGTGGGTGGAGCAATTCCAATGAACACTTGGCTAATGAAAGGGTACTTAGACTCGATTCCAAGAGAATTAGATGAAAGTGCTCGAATGGATGGAGCAGGACATTTACGAATCTTTTGGCAAATTATCATGCCTCTCGCTAAACCAATGGTTGCGGTTGTTTCCGTATTCACATTTATCATTCCATTCACAGATTTTATTCTGGCAAAAGTACTACTACGTACTCCAGAACAGTACACACTTGCAGTTGGACTGTATCAGTTAATTGCTCGTGATTTTGGTAGTGAATATACAACATTCGCAGCTGGGAGTATTCTGATCGCAATTCCGATTGCAATTCTATTCCTATCTTTCCAGAAATACTTCGTTTCTGGATTGACGGCAGGCGGTACAAAAGGATAA
- a CDS encoding carbohydrate ABC transporter permease, translating into MKLEYEDNKEINTGYQSNHRKIAMFLSFIPGLGQMYNRQFIKGIGFLILAASFLTVFWDFLDIGIWGLFTLGTTLPRDNSIFLLVNGIISILLLFFAAIFVFIVLRDAYKNGQKRDLGHRLNSMREQYRNLIDNGFPYLILSPGFFLLVFVVITPIIFVFTIAFTNYDLFHQWPASLMDWVGFENFKKLFTLEMWRSTFFNVFAWTLVWTFGATTCQIALGVFLAVIVNQKELKGKAIIRTVFILPWAVPAFVSILIFSGMFNQDFGSINEILASTIGVEIPWMTEPFWSRLALIMIQTWLGFPFIFVMVTGVLQAIPEELYEAAVVDGASALQKFRNITFPLIMFSIAPILITQYTFNFNNFNVIFLFNGGGPPVSGQKAGGTDILISWIYNLTMTSQQYGIAAAITLIMSAFVIAVAVWQFRRTKSFQEEDMM; encoded by the coding sequence ATGAAACTGGAATATGAAGATAACAAAGAAATCAATACGGGTTATCAATCTAATCATCGAAAAATAGCTATGTTCCTATCCTTCATTCCGGGACTAGGGCAAATGTATAACCGCCAATTTATTAAGGGAATAGGCTTTTTGATTTTAGCGGCATCATTCCTTACTGTATTCTGGGATTTCTTAGACATAGGTATTTGGGGATTATTCACACTAGGAACGACGTTACCACGTGATAATTCGATCTTTTTACTTGTGAATGGAATCATTTCCATATTGCTATTGTTTTTCGCCGCTATTTTTGTGTTTATCGTATTAAGGGATGCATACAAAAATGGTCAGAAACGTGATTTAGGACATCGATTAAATTCCATGCGCGAACAATATCGCAATTTAATCGATAATGGTTTCCCATACTTGATCCTATCACCAGGTTTTTTCTTACTTGTATTTGTCGTCATAACACCAATTATATTTGTATTTACCATTGCGTTTACAAACTATGATTTATTCCACCAGTGGCCCGCTAGTTTAATGGATTGGGTAGGATTTGAAAACTTCAAGAAACTATTTACGCTAGAAATGTGGCGTTCCACTTTCTTCAACGTATTTGCCTGGACCCTAGTTTGGACCTTCGGAGCAACTACGTGTCAGATTGCATTAGGTGTATTCCTCGCAGTTATCGTAAACCAAAAGGAATTAAAAGGAAAAGCGATTATTCGTACAGTATTTATTTTACCATGGGCAGTTCCAGCATTTGTTTCCATCTTGATTTTCTCAGGAATGTTCAACCAGGACTTCGGTTCCATCAACGAGATTTTAGCATCCACCATTGGAGTTGAAATCCCATGGATGACAGAGCCATTCTGGTCAAGATTAGCTCTGATCATGATTCAAACATGGCTTGGCTTTCCGTTCATCTTTGTAATGGTTACAGGCGTCTTGCAAGCTATTCCGGAAGAATTGTATGAAGCAGCAGTAGTGGATGGGGCATCAGCTTTACAAAAGTTTCGAAATATTACCTTCCCGCTGATTATGTTCTCCATCGCACCAATCTTAATTACACAGTACACATTTAACTTTAACAACTTTAACGTAATCTTCCTATTTAATGGAGGAGGACCACCAGTTTCTGGTCAGAAAGCTGGCGGTACAGACATTTTAATCTCATGGATTTATAACTTAACGATGACCTCTCAGCAATATGGTATTGCAGCTGCCATCACGTTAATCATGTCTGCTTTTGTAATCGCAGTTGCTGTTTGGCAGTTCAGAAGAACGAAATCATTCCAAGAAGAGGATATGATGTAA
- a CDS encoding extracellular solute-binding protein, which yields MKKWLGLFLALGLIVGLMAACGPNEESSGNGGDSGESSGEGDSQSTEGEGSSEEQPKPDKLIVWEDQDKGEALEAAAKKFTDETGIEIEYVEYNITKMQENMALDGSTEKAPDVVTMSHDGVGPSVAKGYIKPIEVSDDVLNKYTQSSVDALTYQDKLYGLPKAVETTVFIYNKDKMEEPPESMDEMYEMSKTAKEEGNYGFLATWDNFYFSHGIFHGFGANVFGESPSEIGLNSEAGVEAINYIDKWYEEGLFPEGLLSKNAASVVDRLFTDGDAIAVQNGPWAFQNYTDKGVNYGVAPMPDLPNGEPQGTFMGVKGWFVTSFSQQKGKDYWAEEFVKVVSNEENAKERYDMTGEIPPLKALVEDEEWVSNNPGAAAVMEQSKNAVAMPVIPEMAEVWDPMKTAVQSVATDKTDAQKALDDAVNVIKQQIEANY from the coding sequence ATGAAGAAATGGTTAGGTCTATTTCTTGCACTGGGTCTTATTGTAGGGTTAATGGCGGCTTGTGGTCCGAATGAAGAATCTTCAGGTAATGGTGGAGATTCCGGAGAGAGTTCTGGCGAAGGTGATAGTCAAAGTACAGAGGGCGAAGGATCATCTGAAGAACAACCAAAGCCGGACAAGCTTATTGTTTGGGAAGACCAAGACAAAGGTGAAGCTTTAGAGGCCGCGGCGAAGAAGTTTACAGACGAAACTGGTATTGAAATTGAATATGTAGAATACAACATTACAAAAATGCAAGAAAACATGGCACTAGATGGTAGTACAGAAAAAGCACCAGATGTTGTGACAATGTCTCACGACGGCGTTGGTCCATCAGTGGCAAAAGGATATATTAAGCCAATTGAAGTAAGTGATGATGTATTAAATAAATACACTCAATCATCTGTTGATGCATTAACATACCAAGACAAGCTTTATGGCTTACCAAAAGCAGTAGAAACAACAGTATTTATTTACAATAAAGACAAAATGGAAGAGCCTCCTGAGTCAATGGATGAAATGTATGAAATGTCCAAGACAGCAAAAGAAGAAGGTAACTATGGTTTCTTAGCTACTTGGGATAACTTCTACTTCTCTCATGGTATATTCCATGGCTTCGGAGCCAACGTATTCGGAGAAAGCCCATCTGAAATCGGTTTAAATAGTGAAGCAGGTGTAGAAGCAATCAACTACATCGACAAATGGTACGAAGAAGGTCTATTCCCTGAAGGATTACTAAGTAAGAATGCAGCTAGTGTGGTAGACCGTCTGTTTACAGATGGCGATGCAATCGCAGTACAAAATGGTCCATGGGCATTCCAAAATTATACGGACAAAGGTGTGAATTACGGTGTAGCACCAATGCCGGACCTTCCAAATGGCGAGCCACAAGGTACGTTCATGGGCGTTAAAGGTTGGTTTGTAACATCATTCTCCCAACAAAAAGGTAAAGATTACTGGGCAGAAGAATTCGTGAAAGTTGTATCGAACGAAGAAAACGCGAAAGAGCGTTATGACATGACTGGAGAGATCCCTCCACTTAAGGCATTAGTTGAAGATGAAGAATGGGTATCAAATAACCCAGGTGCGGCTGCTGTAATGGAACAATCCAAAAATGCTGTAGCAATGCCGGTTATCCCAGAAATGGCAGAAGTTTGGGATCCAATGAAAACAGCTGTTCAGTCTGTAGCTACAGATAAAACAGATGCTCAAAAAGCACTTGATGATGCTGTTAACGTAATTAAGCAGCAAATCGAGGCGAACTACTAA